In one window of Oncorhynchus kisutch isolate 150728-3 linkage group LG16, Okis_V2, whole genome shotgun sequence DNA:
- the LOC109880521 gene encoding LOW QUALITY PROTEIN: glucagon-1-like (The sequence of the model RefSeq protein was modified relative to this genomic sequence to represent the inferred CDS: deleted 1 base in 1 codon) yields the protein MFGIHSLAGILLLVIIQSSWQVPLQEAEDNSSLETADPLLEDLVGVPNVKRHSEGTFSNDYSKYQEERMAQDFVQWLMNSKRSGAPSKRHADGTYTSDVSTYLQDQAAKDFVSWLKSGRARRESAEESMNGPMSRRHVDGSFTSDVNKVLDSLAAKEYLLWVMTSKTSGKSNKRQEDH from the exons ATGTTTGGCATCCACTCCCTGGCTGGTATTCTCCTCCTGGTCATCATACAGAGCAGTTGGCAAGTCCCTCTACAAGAGGCTGAGGACAACTCAAG CTTAGAGACAGCAGACCCACTATTGGAGGATTTGGTGGGCGTGCCTAACGTGAAGAGACATTCCGAGGGAACCTTCTCT AACGACTACAGTAAATACCAGGAAGAAAGGATGGCTCAGGACTTTGTTCAATGGCTTATGAACTCCAAGAGGAGTGG TGCTCCATCCAAACGCCATGCCGATGGGACCTACACCAGCGACGTGAGCACCTACCTACAGGACCAGGCGGCCAAGGACTTTGTTTCCTGGCTCAAATCAGGACGGGCCAGACGAGA ATCTGCAGAGGAGAGCATGAATGGCCCAATGAGCAGAAGACATGTAGATGGGAGCTTCACCAGTGATGTGAACAAGGTCCTAGACAGCTTGGCTGCCAAAGAGTATTTACTCTGGGTCATGACCTCCAAAACCTCAGGGAAAAG caACAAACGTCAAGAAGATCATTGA